The Pasteuria penetrans genome segment ATAACGATCACAGTTCCCTTTGTAGAAGGAGCTTAGGGATATTGGCCTTATGGTAGTGGGGTTTTGGTAATGATTACCTTTCTGCCATCGTCCCTCGATCAACCAGGTATGCGGCAGTAGAGGGGATTTTCTACGTTCCAGGTACGCCTTTGGTGGAAATCCCCCTCTATTGGACTAAAGTCGTTTGGCAAGGATCTCGGATAGGGCATTGTGGAGTTTGGGAAAACGAAAACGGTAATTGCGGTTCTGGAGTACTTTAGGGAGAATGGTTCCCCCTTTTAGGAGTACCCCGGCCATTTCACCCAATACTAATTGCATAGCTATAGCAGGCGTAGGCACAACGGACGGTCGTTGCATGATTTTTGCTAGTTTTTCAGCAAAAACAAGTTGTGGGCAACTATCGGGAGATACGATATTTACGGGTCCCTGGATATCTTTGTGTCGAATGAGGAACTCCACAATATCGGGGATCTCTGATAGGGACCACCAATTTATGATTTGTTTTCCAGTTCCCATGCGTCCCCCCAAACCGCAACGGAAGAGAGGAAGCATTCTCCGTAAGGCACCACCCTTTGTACTTAAAATGACGCCAAATCGTAACCAGACCGTGCGTATTCCCGCTTCCATAGCTGGCTTCGTGGCCGTCTCCCAGTCCCTTACCACCCGGGAGAGAAAATCATCATTGTCCCCGGCGGGAGGTGGGGAGGATTCGGTATAGATGTCCGTGTTTTTCCCCGTGCCGTAATATCCAATAGCGGAAGCGGACAACCATACGGAGGGCGGTCGTTGTAGTTTGCATAATGTATTGGCTAATAGGTTTGTTCCTTTCCAACGGCTCCGATGGATTTTTTCTTTCTGAGCTGTTGTCCAGCGGTGTGCTCCGATGTTTTCCCCTGCCAAATGAATCAGTACGTCGCATCCTTCCAAATCCTCCGGATTTAGCTGCTCTTTTTCGGGATCCCAGGGAATCCCATATTCCCTTCCCTTTGAACAGCGTACGATGGGAATCATCGTATGACCATGGTTTTTGCCGTGGGACATCAATTCAGTACCTACCAGGCCTGTAGATCCGGTGATTGCGATTCGTAAGGGTTTCTGTGAATCCTTCCCCCTATTTATAATCATCCATTTCTTCCTCCCTCCGCTTGTTTTCCCTAGTTGCAGAAATTGAATTGTTTCTGTAAGCGTATGATACGCAGATTTTCTTGTGGGTTGCTTTCAGTGTATCATGGTGTTATGGGTTGGACGTGGGTGGATTCGGACTGAGTACAGGGGTTATTTTGTAGTTCTGTGGTTCTATGGATCTATATTGTTTTATGAGTGATTTTGTATCCATTGACTTTTCGTCCTAGAGTCGCTATAATACCGTGTGCCTTTGGTTTGTGGATCGGCCGTTGTAAGTGAAGTGTCCCTTCTTTTCCCTATGTGTTGGGGTCCGTGATTTTTTATTGAGGTTTTGATTAGGAATTTAGGAAGGGGGTGACGTAGCAGTGAAACGGACGTATCAGCCCTCGCGGATTAAGCGAAGTAGAAAACATGGTTTTCGCGCCCGCATGGCTACTGTTGGTGGGCGTTGTGTGTTGCAGGCGCGTCGTCGCAAGGGGAGGAAAACACTTACAGTTCGTAAGACTGGGTAGATTTTTTCGTTCTTCGCGTTTTCCCCTGTTGTGTGATTGCGGCGGGAGGATATGCCCTTTGGGGAGTTTGATTATCGAATGAGGCGAGAAAATCGTTTGCGTAAGGGTCGCGAATTTAGAAGGGTGTTCCGATTGGGTTCGTCGATGGTCGGGCGCGCTTTCGTGGTCGTGGTTCACAGGCGCCACGATCCAAATGTTGTGGTACCGCGTATAGGTGTTTCTATCAAGCGCAAGATTGGTAAGGCTGTGGTACGAAATCGTATAAAGAGGTTGGTTAGGGAGGCGGTACGTGCGCAGTTGCCGGACCTGAGGGATCGTTTGGATGTAGTGATTATAGCGCGTAGTGCTGCGACCTCTCTCTCCTATGCCGAGGTTTGTGGGCACTTACAGAATTTATTTCGGCGGGGTCGTTGTTTCAGAGGGTCTGTTGCTTCCAAGCCATGGATTTCTTTGTCTACCCCTACTCCATCGCGACAGCGCCGGCGGTTGGTGGTGGATAAAAATTGTCATTGATGGGATGTTGGTGCATTGATGACGACGTGGGGGATGGGAATGCGGGCGATTTTGTTGAGCTTGTTGTGGGTGTATCAGTACGGTATCTCCCCTTTGTTTCCTCCCCGGTGTCGTTTTTTCCCCACCTGTTCGGCTTATGCTAGGGAGGCAATCATTCGCTATGGTGCCTGGTGGGGAATGTGGTTGGCGGTTAGACGGCTGTTGCGGTGTCACCCTCTTTGCCAGGGTGGTGTGGACGAGGTCCCCTAATACGTGTGCGGCGTGTGTGTTTTTTGAGAAGTCGTAGGAGGGAAAAGAGGAGGGTTTGTTTGGTCCTTCGAAATCGGTTGGTAGATAAGCGGGTTTTGGATGAGCTAGCGTTGCTGAACTAAGGATTGGCTAGGAGAAGAAGTGGGTCTTGCCCTTGTTAGGTTCGGGGATCGGCAAGGGCGAATTGCTGCATTGGTGTCGGTTATGCATGATCGTGAGGGTAACTTGGGGGATGCTTTGCCCATGCGAGGGGGTAATGTTGCTTGATCCGTTCTCAAGTGCCCGAGAGCCTTTGAGATGGGATGATGGGGAATGTTGTCGAAGGGGCCTATTCTATAATCGGGGTGAGGGTGGCTGGCGGCGGCGGGATATATTTTTAGTCTAAATAAATAGAGTTTATAAAATATTTTATACATAATGATAATTTTTGTTCATGCTGGTTGTTTCTGTATCCATGGTAAGGATGTTACTCCTTCCGGTTTTGTGGTTGGGGTAAGAAGATATTGAAGATTTTATTATGGGGCATTGTAGCAGAAGAAGGGTTAATGTCCTAATTTTTTTTCTTAATAACTATCAAACTGGGGGACTATGATCCTCAATTTTACAGTCATCGGATAGGTGCTCCCCAACAAGCATCTTATTCGTTTTCTAATACGTCATCGCCCACCCGATTTCTATAAAAAAATCCATGCTAAAGAGTTACCGTTCATCTACCTGCTATGAACAGCGGAGACCCGTTTTCCCAACGGTGCTACTGTAGGGGTACTATCCAAATTTTTATAATATTTATATAAAAATACATATTATAAAAATATTTTTATTATGAAATGGGTATACAAACAGTCTATGCAAGTGTTTCGGTCATAAGCAAGTTTATGGATAAAAATTACCACTTTCCCCAAAAGCACATGTGGAATTTCATTGCTATCGGTCCTTTTTATTGGGCACTCCATCGAGGTGGGATCATGGTAGTTAATTCCTGATTTCGCTTCTTTTTGCGTATGCCCAATGAACCAACATGTAATGATCTTTAGGGGTTCACTGTAGACCTTGTCCACTGCATTGGCACTATATATCAGCAAATATTGTATCAAATCAATTCATTATTTCATTTTTTTATGATTTATGTATGAAAAATAATGTTATATAGGCAACATTTCTGGGGCGGGGATGATACTGATCAAGGTTCGCCTTTCACTTCCCTGTTCCTTTGTGGGTTCGTTGCTTCCCTGGGGAAAACAATCTACAATATCTTGCAAGGGGATTGTTTTTTCCCTTTGGGTGAACGTCACAGGAAGAATTTGGAGTAAACGGGCTTCATGTAATGGAGTGGGGTGCGAGGACGCGGAGTTTTGTTGTTCATGCGCCAGCGGAGTTTTGTTGTTTACGCACCAATGGATGATTTTCACTTTGATTCCGTTGTGGAATGTATGGGTAAGAGGGAACCCAGGCAGTGATCATTATAAACATAGTACTCCTAGTGGGTTTTTCGTACTATATCTAGTAACTGTGGTATGCCGGTGTGCGTTCGGGGGAGAGATGGTGAATAGGAGATGAAGGTCATCTACCGCCGGGAAGGTATTTTGTTTGTTCTCTCCGGTCCGTCCGGAGTGGGTAAGGGTACCGTACGGGCTGCGATGCGTGATGTGCTTCCTGATTTGATTTATTCTATCTCGGTAACCACACGTAAGCCGCGGGCAAATGAGCGGGATGGGGTGGAGTATTTCTTCACCACACGTGAAGCTTTTCAGGTTATGGTAAGGGAAGATGATTTGATCGAATGGGTGGAGTATGCTGATAATCTTTACGGTACACCCCGTGGCTTTGTGGAAAAAACGCTAAAATCGGGACAAGATGTTTTACTTGAAATTGACGTGCAAGGGGCAGATCGAGTTCGGCGCTCTTTCGACGGGGGGGTTTTTATTTTTCTTGTTCCCCCGGATTGGAGGACGTTGCAGGAGCGTATGATGAAGCGGGGCACGGAGACGGAAATGTCCATGATGCTACGGTTGGGTGTTTCCTACGATGAGTGTAAGCACCTAGAAGCGTATGATTATGTTGTGGTCAATGACCAGGTATCGAAAGCTTGTGAGTGCATTTGTGCCATTTGCATGGCGGAGAGGTGCCGACGCAATCGGGTGATCATGTTGGAGGAATAAGGAGTAGCAGCCATGTTGTATCCATCCATTGATTTACTTATGCATAGAGTAGAGAGCAAGTATCTATTGGTTATTTTGGTATCGAGACGTGCTCGTGAGTTGTTGAATGGAAAAAAATCCAAACTCCCCTTTCAGGGGAACAAGTATGTAGGTTTGTCTCTGGAAGAGGTAGCGGCTGGTTTGTTGACAGCATCGCCCTCCTCGCATCCTGTAGTGGATCCGCTTGCGAACGTAACCAATACGCATAGGGAACCGGTTGAAGGGGGGGGGAATGAGGCTGCATCGGGGGCTCCCAGGGCGAAAACAGGACCCCCGGTGGATGGTTCCCAACGGGAGGAAGGCAGGTCCTCAGCCGATTTTGGGATAGAGATAGCGGGTAGGGATGTCAAGAAAGCAGTGGTTGAGGAAGATACAGAAGAAACAGGGTTGAAGGATGCCAGTTCCAGGGTTAAGAATGGGGTCCAATCAAAATCTAAGAGGGGGGTGGTGGTAGGCGAAAAAGGGGTTGGAACGGAACCATTAGATGACACCGTAGGGGAGGCTCCTGGGAGAGGATCCAGTGGGGAAGAGAATGAGGAAATCATAGCAGATAAGAAGTCCAGATCTACAAAAAAAACGAAAAAGGAAACCAAGGCAACGGGGAATCAGCCTATGCAGAACAAGGGAGCAGAGGTCAAGGCTGTTGGGAAGGAGACGATGGTGGAGGGGATAACAGGAACAAAGCGCGTCAAGGAGGTAGTTGAAGAGGAAAGGGAAGAGGACCCCCGTGAAGGTGAACCATAGGGAAACAGGGGGGTAAGGCAGGGATAGCGTTACTGGGATGGTTGGGATTTTCCGCTTTCCTTTTGTTGATAGGGCAGGTGGCGTGTGTGGGTTATGGGTTTCATTTTTGTTTTACACACAACCGGTTTTCTACTACGGGTAATCCAGTTGTTCCCTAGTACGCATGGTATTTGGAGGAAGCAGCTTTCCCGTCTTCCGTTTTTTTCTCTGGGTGTTCCATGGATCGGTAGCGCAAGTCCAGGGATGGTAGAATTTTTATAACATTGAATGGTACCCTATCCTAATTTTGGAACTTCCTGGGGACAGGGGGGGTCCTATCTGGGTTGTGAATTGGGTGGTTTCAGTGGGATACACGGGGATGATGAATGCAACAGATTTCGTGTATACCCGGTGTGGATCATGGTAGCGGTAGTCATCATCGTTTGGATTATGTCATGGTTTTCTATTCAATATTCACTTAAGAGGCTGCTTTTAAGAAATGAAATACCTTATTTAGATAGACAGGGATCGGGGGGGTTGTTTCCTCGCCAGCATTGTGTCCAGAATTTTGGGGTCCTGTCGGATCCAGTTTTTTTCCCCGTGCGAGGTCTTTCTTTTCCCAGATTCATTCCATAAGTACTTGGCATTTGATCTTATGAGTTCGGGATGCGTCCAATGAAGAGGGTGAGATCATGAGGGAAGGGGATGGGACGATTGGTGGGTTCTGATGGAAATGGGTGCATACTGAAGTGGGGTGGGACCCGTGTTTTCCCGTGGGATCCACTATGCCCTTTATTTCGATGGGATTAGTGTGGGCGTTTCCGATTTTTATAAGTGATGATGGATTACATAATATTTTTTGAATCTATTCGCTTTCGACTATGTTTTTATCCCAGTATGTTTTTAATCCAAGCTCGGGATACACTAGGGGGTGTGAAATCAGGATGCCACACATAATATTAGGAATCAGCGGCGGGATTGCTGCCTACAAAGCAGCGTCCGTGGCGAGTCAATTGACGCAGCAGGGTTGTAAAGTTTCAACGATTCTTACAGCGGCAGCTAGTAAATTCATCACACCCTTGACCCTACAGGCCCTAACAGGGCAGCCCGTAGCTACGGATTTGTTTTCTGAGCCTGATCCCTCTGTCATCCGGCATATTGCTTTGGCAGAGAGTGCTGATTTGGTGTTGGTGGCCCCTGCAACTGCCAACCAGATAGCCTCTCTGGCACAGGGTTTGGCTGGAGATTTACTTTCCACTTTGCTTTTAGCGACTCGTGCTCCCGTTGTTTTTGCGCCGGCTATGAATCCCAGAATGTATGATCACCCTGCCGTGCGGGTGAATCGGGAAATTTTACAGTCCAGGGGTGTTTCCTTTGTGCCCCCTGGTACGGGTAGGATGGCCTGTGGTTCTGAGGGAGAGGGGAGATTGGCAGAACCAGAGGTCATTGTTCAACATGTAAAAGGAAAATTGTCCCAATCCCAGGGTAATCGCAGCGTTTGGCAACAACGCACGGTGCTTATTACAGCGGGCCCGACGATTGAACCCATAGATCCCATGCGATATTTGACCAATCGTTCCTCTGGTAAGATGGGTTATGCTCTGGCAGGGGCAGCCCAGAGGGCGGGTGCGAAGGTACTTTTGATCAGTGGTCCCGTTTCCCTATCACCACCGTTGGGTGTACAGGTTATTCCTGCAGAGACAGCAGCTGATATGTTGGCGAAGGTTCAAAAGTATCTATCTCAGGTTGATGTTGCTTTCTTTGTAGCGGCCGTATGTGATTTTCGTCCGCAGCAATTTGAAACAGAGAAAAAACCCAAACCCGTTGGGGAATTTTTTTTGCCTTGCGTCCTAACGGCTGATATAGCTGCTTGGGCAGGGAAGCAGCGACGTCCTGGACAATTCCTACTGGGATTTGCTGCTGAAACAGGGAACCCGATGAGTACGTCGGTACAGGCAAGGGCGGAGGAGAAGCGGAGGAATAAAAAACTCGATGCCATTGTGATCAACCAAGTGGGTAAGCCAATGGAGGGAGCGGGGAGTGATACCAACCGATTCACTATTTGCTATTCTGGTGGAAAGGTGATCCATTGGTCTTTGGCTACCAAATACCAATTGGCAGACCAACTGGTAGCCTGGGTGGGAGGGCGTCTGGATTATGATGGTAGAACGGATCGCTGATGTAGTCGTGGATGAACCCTCACGATTGTTGGATCAGATTTTTTCCTACCGTATTCCAGTCCCATTGGTAGAAAAAGTTAAGCAAGGGAGTCGGGTCTGTGTCCCCTTCGGCAAACAGATTCATCACGGTTTTGTCTACGAGCTCCGTTCTCTGTCCACGGTACCGGATTCGTATCGTTTCCTAGAGGCAGTTCTCGATCCCCTTCCTCTTCTGACTCCTGAACTTTTGAAAATTGCTGACTATATGGCCACACGCTATTTTTGTACCTTGGGTCACGCCTTAGCAACCATGGTTCCCGTGGCTGTGCGTGGTACCATAGGTCGGAGGCTGAGGCAGGGCGACGTAGATGCTGACCGTTTTTTGTCGAGTTTAGCAGCGCAGCCTATTTTCACCCACTGGCGCCAGAAGGGGAAACGTAGTTCATCCGTGAAGGAATTGTTGTCCTTATCGGGGGTGGATGCAGATCTCTTGCGATCCTTAATCGAGGAGGGTTTATTGGTTTATGAAGATCATCAGAAGGGTGGACAGGCATCGAAGGTGCTCTGGGTGGAGTGGCAACCGCCAAAAAAGTTAGCAGAGGGACTGGCTCATCTATCTGTGCGTGCTGTTCGTCAGCGGATGGTATTGCAGTATGGAATGGATCATCCGGGGAGAATCCGCTTGCGGGATCTATTGGGGATAACGGGGATATCACGGTCGGCGGTCCGGCGATTGGTGGAGTTGGGGTACCTTAAGATCATGGAGGGTGGGACGTTACTGGAATGGGGGGGGGGAAATCATGATGGGATACAGGAACAACCGATGCCGTTGGTGCCGGGTCAGGCACGGGCATGGGAGTCATTGTGTTCCATCATACGACGGGATGTTTACGCACCTGTACTTTTGCAGGGAGTAACGGGGAGTGGTAAAACGGAATTGTATCTGCGGGCCATATCCGAGGTACTGTCCCGTGGTAAGGGTGCCCTCGTTCTGGTGCCGGAGATTGCATTGGCACCACAGACAGTTGCCCGTTTGCAGTCCCGTTTTGGGGACAACGTGGTGGTATGGCATAGTGGTCTAGTGGATAGCGACCGATATGCGGTTTGGCAAAGGATTCGGCAGGGTAAGGTGGATATTGTCGTGGGGGCCCGTTCGGCTGTCTTTGCTCCCCTTTATCGGTTGGGTATCATTGTCATTGATGAAGAGCACGAATCTACTTATGCACAAGATGGGAATCCAGCATATCATGCTGTAGCCATTGCACACCAGCGAGCCCGTTATCATGGATGTGTACTTTTGTTAGGATCGGCTACTCCTTCCCTTCCCACGTATTGCTTGGCCCGTCGTAACTACTATCAACATCTTGTATTGTCAGAACGGGTTTGCAAACGCCCTTTGCCACCGGTGAGTATTGTGGACATGCGACGGGAAACACTCGATGGCTCCCGGCATATGTTCAGCCAATCCCTTTATCAGGCGTTGGAGTCCTGCTATCGGTCGGGGGAACAGGCCATGCTTTTTCTCAATCGGCGTGGTTTTTCAAGTTGTCTGCTTTGTCGTCATTGTGGGGAGGCCATTCGTTGTGAACATTGTGATGTAACCCTTACCTATCACAAACAGGTACACCAGCTTTTATGTCATTACTGCGATTATCATATTCCCCCTGTTACCCATTGTCCCAATTGCGATAGCGATCGTCTGTACCCCATGGGTATGGGAACACAACGGGTAGAGATGGCCTTGCAACAGCTTTTTCCCACCCTACGGGTATTGCGGATGGATGTGGATACTACCCAGAAGCGGGGAGCCCATGAGCGTATGCTGGCTTCTTTCGCGGCGGGTGAGGCGGATCTTCTGTTGGGTACGCAGATGATTGCCAAGGGTCTTGATTTTACCCGTTTGACCTTGGTGGGTGTGGTTGTTGCGGATACCCTTCTCCACTGGCCCCATTATCGGGCGGCCGAGCGAACCTTCCAGCTGCTGGTTCAGGTCAGCGGGCGGGCAGGGAGGCATAATCCGGGTCGAGTGATCATCCAAACCTATCATCCTGAGCATTACAGCATTGCGTTGGCGGCGCAACAGAATAGTGATATTTTTTATCAGCGTGAATTACAAATGCGTCGTGCACATCATTATCCACCTTTTTGTATGTTGGGTACAGTATTGATGAGTCATCCCGATCGTGAAATCGTCTGGCAGAGGGCGAACGTTTGGGTGGAACGTTGCAGGCGGGAATTATCCGAGGTGGCTTCGGAGATATGGGGACCTGTGGTGGCTCCCATTCCGCGGCTGGCGGATCGCCATCGTATGCAAATTGTGATGAAATTGCCGATAGATCCGACGGCCTACCGACGGGTTTTATCATCCTTACGTACCTGGGTATTGGAGGAACAAAAGAGGGAAAAAATGCGAATCCGTGTTACCTTAGAGGGTGCGGATGTAATGGTAGCAAAGGGGGTTTGAAGTAAAGATGGCAATCCGCACTATAGTTCAGCATCCGGCAAGCATTTTGCGCCATTCAACCTATCCCGTGGTTTTCTTTGGTCCTCGTCTCCATCGTCTTCTAGACGATATGGTAGAGACAATGCAGAATGCTTCCGGGGTGGGGTTGGCAGCTCCGCAAGTGGGAGTTCAAAAGAGAGTATTGGTGGCTTATGATCCCGATGATGCGGAGGGACGTGTGCACGAACTGATCAATCCAGAGATTTTGGAAGCGACGGGCGAGCAAACAGAACCCCTAGAGGGTTGTTTATCGATTCCTGATTTACTAGGAAATGTGGTTCGTTTTCATTACCTGAGGGTAAAGGGGAAAAATAGGAATGGGGGGGATATTCAGTTGGAAGCGGAGGGTTTTTTGGCCCGTGTGTTGCAACATGAGATGGACCATTTGGATGGTATATTGTTCATTGATCGGGCAAAGGAGGTGTTCCCCCGTTCCCAGTATGAGAACCGGGATGAAGGACAATCAGTCGACGATGTTTCTGGTTCCTCCCGTACATTTCCGTCCTCAGGAGGAACACTGTAATGAGAGTTGTTTTTATGGGTACACCACAGTTTGCTATCCCTAGTTTGAGGGCATTATTGGGTTCGGATGATTGTCAAGTGGTGGGTGTCGTGACACAGCCCGATCGTTCGGTAGGGCGCAAACAGGTTTGTACCCCTACCCCCGTGAAGCAGGTGGCGCTCCAACATGGGATTCCTGTGCTACAGCCTATACGGTTACGCGCACCGGAGGCAGTGGACGCGGTTCACCGGTTGAAACCGGATCTCATTGTGACCGCTGCATATGGACAGTTGATTCCTGATGATATCCTAACGTTGCCTCGTTATCGTTGTCTCAATGTTCACGCCTCTCTCCTGCCCCGTTACCGTGGTGGGGCGCCTATTCATTGGGCGCTCATCCGGGGGGAGAGGGAGACTGGTGTGACCATCATGATTATGGTAAAGGAATTGGATGCAGGGGATATGGTAGCACAGGTGGCAATTCCGATTGAACCAAGTGACGATGTGGGTACGCTACATGATCGTCTCAGTCAGGTAGGTGCGGAATTGCTGTTATTCATTGTACCGGCTTGGTCATCAGGCGATCTGTCCCCAGTACCACAGGACCCGGAAAAGGTTACCTATGCCCCTAATGTGAAGCGTTTGGATGAGAGATTGGATTTTTTTCAGCAAACGGCACAAGAATTGAGCTATCGTGTCCGTGGCTTGTCCCCCTGGCCGGGTGCTTTTTTACAGCGCGCCAATAGGGAAATTTGGAAGGTGTGGGAGGTGTGTTGGCGTCCTGCAACAACGACATTGGGATCCGGATATGTTACATCTATAGATCGGGATCAAGGTGTTTTGTGGTTGGGGGCCAAGCAGGATGAGTTAGGTCTCCTTACGATCCAGCCGGCTGGGAAGCGGAGGTTGCCCATGCGAGATTGGCTGAGGGGACATTCAGTGGATGTAGGGGATCGTTGGATTCTTCCAGGGGTGGTTGGTTGATGTCCGCGCGTGAGGTGGCTCTCTCATTGTTAGGAAAGGTAGAGGATCAGGGGGCCTATTCTAATCTATTGTTGCAACGCGATTTACCGTCTATGTTGTCGGATCAGGATCGTCGTCTGGTGGTACAGCTTTTCTATGGTTATTTTCAGTATCGTGGTGCCCTAGATGCCATTCTCCACCCTCTCCTCCCCAAGGGTTTACTATCCCTACCGTTATGGATTCAGCGAATTCTCCGGTTGGCCCTGTATCAAATCCTCTACCTAGATAAAATTCCTGCCTATGCGGCCGTAAATGAGGCTGTACAGTCAACCCGTACCCATGGTTTTCCCAAACTAGCTGGGTTGGTCAATGGGGTATTGCGGTCGGCGATTCGTCAGCGGGAACGAGAGGAAAAATCGGCTCCTCCTCCCCCCACCACATTGCCGGAACGGTCGTCCTATGTTTCTGTACCCGCCTGGATGTTGCGGAGGTTGGAGAATCAGTATGGACGGAATCGGGCCTTGGATATTGCTGTATCTTGGCTTCGTTTACCGTCGTTGCATGTGCGGGTGAATCCCTTACGTACAACCCCTGTGAAACTCTGTGAGTTGGGTGGGGGAGAGGTGGTACCCTCTGAATTTTTGCCGGAGAGTTTACATGGAGGGGGACCGAGGGCGGCTACCCTCATTTTTGAATGGATGAAAAAAGGTTGGTGTACGTTACAGGATGAGAGCTCCATGTTGGTTACCTATGCCTTAGATCCACGGCCGGGGGAATACATTTTGGATGCTTGTGCGGCCCCGGGTGGTAAAACGGGTCATATAGCAGAGCGGATGGGGGATCAAGGAACGATAGTAGCTTGTGATTGTAAACCTCATCGTGTTCTCTTGCTGAAAGGGATGCAGGAACGGCTCGGATTGGTTTCCATTGACGTTCGTTTGCAAAATTTACTCAATTTTGAACCTAAAGGTTTTTTTGATGCTGTTTTACTTGATGCGCCTTGTTCAGGTTTGGGTGTATTGCGACGCAAACCGGAGTTGAAATGGCGTTTTACAGAGGATCAGATTGTTTCCCTGGCGATCCTGCAACGCAAGTTATTGTGTGCCGCTGCGCGTTGCCTGCGTCCGAAGGGTCGATTGGTTTATGCTGTTTGTACCTGGACAGAGGAGGAAACAATTCATCGTGTGGATGAATTTCAATCAGATTTTCCCGATTTTCTACCAGATGTTGAATTACTGCGTCGTTTTCCTCAGAATGTGCGGGATCGAGTTGTGTTAGGGTCCTCTCCCCATTGGTTGCAGATCCTGCCAAAGGATCATTGGGTACCGGATGCCTTCTTCCTGGCGGCCTGGCGAAAGCCGTGATCCCAAAATTTTTACTATATTTTGGTAAGGAATGTTGTTTATTTGAAAAGGAATAGTCCGATGAGTGTTGGGGAATGGCGCAAGCGAATGGCGCAAGCGAATGGCGCAAGCGAACTGAACGAGGGCGCATCGAAATGGACCTTTTATGTCGAAATCGGAGGGTAAGGATCCCTACCCTTGGATCGAGGCTAGGGGGGAAGACCTATGCCCTAGCGGCATGCGGTGTACGGGCGGGATGTGTGTCAAGAAGTCGTTCAAGAGATGAAGGTTGCTCGGCCCTTCGTAACCGGCTGATAGGTAGCAGGTTACAAACCGCCTAGTGCTGCTGGTGTGGAAACACCCCGGTGGTGAGCGATCTAGGAAAAGGCAGGGCATGACCCTGTCAGGTGGGAATCGGGGAGATCAGCGAAAGCGAACCAGCCGAAGACGCATCGAAAGGTATAGTCCATGTCAAAACCGATGTGGGTCCCGAACGTCGGGATGAACCGTGGGGGATGACCTATCTACTGCCCCGGTGGCATGCGGTGTTCAGGCGGGATGAACCCGATTTAGGCTCTTGATCGGAACTTGAGAGATCGTCGTACGGCGTCTGGCTGTCGCCAGATGTATAAAGACCGAGGACAAACCGAGGTTCCGTGCACGAAGTCGGATCAGCTCATAGTAGTGAGGAAGCTTCTGTAATGGAAGTGGAGCGAAGGGGCTGACTCATCCTGCGGAGGACAGTTAGATGAGAACTTTAGCGGGAGATCCGCTGGAGGAGATCAAACGACAACTTTAGTGGAGATCCACTATAGGAGGTCACTGGAACCTCGGAGCAACATCCCCATAATCGAAGTAGGACCTAAAGGGTCTGAA includes the following:
- the priA gene encoding primosomal protein N', which translates into the protein MMVERIADVVVDEPSRLLDQIFSYRIPVPLVEKVKQGSRVCVPFGKQIHHGFVYELRSLSTVPDSYRFLEAVLDPLPLLTPELLKIADYMATRYFCTLGHALATMVPVAVRGTIGRRLRQGDVDADRFLSSLAAQPIFTHWRQKGKRSSSVKELLSLSGVDADLLRSLIEEGLLVYEDHQKGGQASKVLWVEWQPPKKLAEGLAHLSVRAVRQRMVLQYGMDHPGRIRLRDLLGITGISRSAVRRLVELGYLKIMEGGTLLEWGGGNHDGIQEQPMPLVPGQARAWESLCSIIRRDVYAPVLLQGVTGSGKTELYLRAISEVLSRGKGALVLVPEIALAPQTVARLQSRFGDNVVVWHSGLVDSDRYAVWQRIRQGKVDIVVGARSAVFAPLYRLGIIVIDEEHESTYAQDGNPAYHAVAIAHQRARYHGCVLLLGSATPSLPTYCLARRNYYQHLVLSERVCKRPLPPVSIVDMRRETLDGSRHMFSQSLYQALESCYRSGEQAMLFLNRRGFSSCLLCRHCGEAIRCEHCDVTLTYHKQVHQLLCHYCDYHIPPVTHCPNCDSDRLYPMGMGTQRVEMALQQLFPTLRVLRMDVDTTQKRGAHERMLASFAAGEADLLLGTQMIAKGLDFTRLTLVGVVVADTLLHWPHYRAAERTFQLLVQVSGRAGRHNPGRVIIQTYHPEHYSIALAAQQNSDIFYQRELQMRRAHHYPPFCMLGTVLMSHPDREIVWQRANVWVERCRRELSEVASEIWGPVVAPIPRLADRHRMQIVMKLPIDPTAYRRVLSSLRTWVLEEQKREKMRIRVTLEGADVMVAKGV
- the def gene encoding peptide deformylase — encoded protein: MAIRTIVQHPASILRHSTYPVVFFGPRLHRLLDDMVETMQNASGVGLAAPQVGVQKRVLVAYDPDDAEGRVHELINPEILEATGEQTEPLEGCLSIPDLLGNVVRFHYLRVKGKNRNGGDIQLEAEGFLARVLQHEMDHLDGILFIDRAKEVFPRSQYENRDEGQSVDDVSGSSRTFPSSGGTL
- the fmt gene encoding methionyl-tRNA formyltransferase, with amino-acid sequence MRVVFMGTPQFAIPSLRALLGSDDCQVVGVVTQPDRSVGRKQVCTPTPVKQVALQHGIPVLQPIRLRAPEAVDAVHRLKPDLIVTAAYGQLIPDDILTLPRYRCLNVHASLLPRYRGGAPIHWALIRGERETGVTIMIMVKELDAGDMVAQVAIPIEPSDDVGTLHDRLSQVGAELLLFIVPAWSSGDLSPVPQDPEKVTYAPNVKRLDERLDFFQQTAQELSYRVRGLSPWPGAFLQRANREIWKVWEVCWRPATTTLGSGYVTSIDRDQGVLWLGAKQDELGLLTIQPAGKRRLPMRDWLRGHSVDVGDRWILPGVVG
- the rsmB gene encoding 16S rRNA (cytosine(967)-C(5))-methyltransferase RsmB, yielding MSAREVALSLLGKVEDQGAYSNLLLQRDLPSMLSDQDRRLVVQLFYGYFQYRGALDAILHPLLPKGLLSLPLWIQRILRLALYQILYLDKIPAYAAVNEAVQSTRTHGFPKLAGLVNGVLRSAIRQREREEKSAPPPPTTLPERSSYVSVPAWMLRRLENQYGRNRALDIAVSWLRLPSLHVRVNPLRTTPVKLCELGGGEVVPSEFLPESLHGGGPRAATLIFEWMKKGWCTLQDESSMLVTYALDPRPGEYILDACAAPGGKTGHIAERMGDQGTIVACDCKPHRVLLLKGMQERLGLVSIDVRLQNLLNFEPKGFFDAVLLDAPCSGLGVLRRKPELKWRFTEDQIVSLAILQRKLLCAAARCLRPKGRLVYAVCTWTEEETIHRVDEFQSDFPDFLPDVELLRRFPQNVRDRVVLGSSPHWLQILPKDHWVPDAFFLAAWRKP